The following proteins come from a genomic window of Methanosarcina sp. MTP4:
- the ftsA gene encoding coenzyme F390 synthetase, translated as MSQAYYNPEIETMDRGELDALIEERVRYTVKYAAENSPFYRKWFERHGVKPGDIKAHEDLLELPVISGKTIRENQPPETDSFLFKSVDWKDVFTIHETSGTSGTPKGFFLTWEDWERYAEKYARIFTSQGFGSGDRVVVCASYGMNVGANTMTLAASQIGMAIIPEGKCTFPLRVIESYRPTGIVGSVFKLLNLARRMRAEGLEPQESGIEKLVVGGEAFAEESRNYLAEIWGCPVYNIYGSTEGTMCGECSEISGLHVPEDMVHMDVYDPRIENFVPDGECGRVVLSTLLPVGAKAGNLLLNYDTEDTTVVITRNPCPCGRTHMKIMTPQREAETVWVANTPFNRVDVERGVFQRGNMDYLTGEYEAFLYGDEDEGEVTLRVSMECENPETCDRDFIKENFLRAFLQYRLLLSRAYDEGFFKILFNFTGHKGLELHKIKGRPKRLVDRR; from the coding sequence ATCAGCCAGGCTTACTACAATCCGGAAATCGAAACTATGGATAGAGGAGAGCTTGATGCTCTCATTGAAGAGCGCGTGCGCTACACGGTAAAATACGCAGCCGAAAATTCTCCTTTTTACAGGAAATGGTTCGAAAGGCACGGGGTAAAGCCCGGGGATATCAAAGCCCATGAAGATCTCCTGGAGCTTCCCGTTATCTCCGGAAAGACCATCCGGGAAAACCAGCCCCCTGAGACCGACTCTTTCCTTTTCAAGAGCGTGGACTGGAAAGACGTGTTCACCATCCACGAAACCAGCGGGACCAGCGGGACACCAAAGGGTTTTTTCTTGACCTGGGAAGACTGGGAAAGGTATGCGGAAAAGTACGCCCGGATCTTTACGTCCCAGGGCTTCGGCTCCGGGGATCGGGTCGTGGTCTGTGCTTCCTACGGGATGAACGTCGGGGCAAATACCATGACCCTTGCGGCAAGCCAGATCGGTATGGCAATTATCCCGGAAGGCAAGTGCACTTTTCCCCTGAGGGTCATCGAATCCTACAGGCCGACAGGTATCGTGGGAAGTGTCTTCAAACTCCTGAACCTTGCCCGGCGGATGCGGGCTGAGGGGCTTGAACCCCAGGAATCGGGTATCGAGAAGCTGGTGGTAGGGGGAGAGGCTTTTGCCGAAGAGTCACGGAATTACCTTGCGGAAATCTGGGGCTGTCCGGTCTACAACATTTATGGGAGCACGGAAGGGACCATGTGCGGGGAGTGCAGTGAAATTTCGGGGCTACACGTGCCCGAAGATATGGTCCATATGGACGTCTATGACCCCAGGATCGAAAATTTTGTGCCTGACGGGGAATGCGGACGAGTTGTCCTGAGCACCCTTCTGCCTGTGGGCGCAAAGGCGGGGAACCTTCTCTTAAACTACGATACCGAGGACACAACTGTGGTGATCACCCGGAACCCTTGCCCCTGCGGGCGGACGCATATGAAAATCATGACTCCCCAGAGGGAAGCCGAGACGGTCTGGGTGGCAAACACTCCCTTTAACCGGGTCGATGTGGAAAGGGGGGTCTTCCAGCGCGGGAATATGGACTATCTTACAGGGGAATACGAAGCTTTTCTCTATGGGGACGAGGACGAAGGAGAAGTTACGCTCAGGGTCAGCATGGAGTGCGAGAACCCGGAGACCTGTGACAGGGACTTTATTAAGGAAAATTTCCTTAGGGCTTTCCTGCAGTACAGGCTGTTATTATCCCGGGCGTATGATGAGGGTTTTTTCAAGATCCTTTTCAATTTCACAGGCCACAAAGGGCTGGAACTGCATAAGATTAAGGGCAGGCCAAAAAGGCTTGTGGACCGCAGGTGA